The nucleotide window AATGTGTTAAGTGCCTTTATTGGCTGGAAATCGAAAATAGCATGGGCTTTTAATAAAGAATTGAAGAGCTGacaccatttttaaaaaaaaaaaccttttgagGTGGAAATCAGAATATCATGGGCTGAATGATAAAAGGGGTTAAGGAGTGCACATGGGAAAGAATATACAGGCTGAAAAACCTAAAGTTTGAATATAAAAGGGGATGACTGGTCTTTTAAACACACATTTCTTTGTTATAAAGAGGGGACACTAAGGACAAATTTTGGGACTGAATTTTGAAGATTAGCAGTTCAGTATTAGAAAAACAGATTTGgagagtaaagaaaaaaaaacagaaccTAAAAGTGAGATATAGGGAATTTTAAGAGTCATATATTGAGTGCATATAGGCTGGAATTCTTACCCATAGAATTTCAGTTAGTTGAAGTGATAAAAGCTAAAGCttacacccaaaaaaaaaagattttcagTTGTTCTCCTCTTGCATACTCAAAATCTGAGAATTAGTGTCCATCCCCGCTTCGCCTTGTGTTTGTTTTCTTAGATCATTGGGATTCATTTGGgtattgctatttggtttcttgtGGTTACTATTGGGTATTCTTAAGTTTGCTGCTGGTTTTCAATCTGCTACTGGGTTACCTGTTATTGGTTTTACTGGTTGTATTGCTGGTTGTTGCTGAAtctactgttgttgttgttgtgcgtTTACTGCTGCACTACTGatctttctttccttcttttctttttccaaatatcaggtacacaattgATTTGTTGAACCTTGTAAGTctgaaatttgaagcatgaatatgaaatgaagaacTGAAGTTTTAACATTTAGCTTTGtatattctgaaattttaagTTGTGTAATATAGTAGTTAGTTTCATCTGTTAAAAGCATGTAGTAGCTTTGCTACGTACAACTAAGTATCGAGCAGTAGTAATGGATAGACTGCCCTGCATGTTAGTTTAAATAACCAATAATGTAGTGGTAGCATTCTGATATTTCAGTTTATTTCTTTACAAAGCATATTTCAAATACGTATAAAGACTTTAGGTTAATTAATCAGTAGTTTAAACTGTTTTAGTTAGCAGACTTGTATATTTAGAGTCATAAAAGGGGGTTTTGTAGTTGTTGATTCCATTTCTGCCTTATTGTGAATACCAAAAAGTGTACAAGTAAGTAGCAGACCAGACGCTAAAAATAGAAATAGTTCAGGTCCAGTTCTGCGCCCGGTATGCTGGGCCTGGGCCCAAAACTGTTCTGCCCCCATGTTCCCGTCTATCTTCGATGTTAACTATTTAGGTTCGAAGTTTTTCAATAATAActctcaagcatgtaaataaattatgtatttttcttcttttattctagagacaaacgaaatagaaaacgtagtcgctttaggatatccttaaaataaatgagtTGCGCCTCGCCGAAATAAATCACAAACtgtggggccctcacaaatgtagaTATTGACTCTTTAGATTTCGGGAagggccatttagcgaatttcacggccttctcaaaaataataacgcgttagcatCTTTAGGTGCGTATCTAATAATGTTAtcatccctaaactcgggtgtgcatttcatgcgacccaaatccaaatccaaaacGTCGAATCGGATGTTTTCAGGATTGCGGGTTCATTTCATGcggcgcaatccaaagacatgtctCAGACGACGttcaattttctttaataaattgaataaaagcggttaaaaattaAAATCGGCACATAAGTTAcaacatgtaaaaaatcagataaataagctaaacatgacagttgagcgaccgtgatagaaccacggaactcgggaatgcctaacaccttctcccgggttaatagaattccttatccggatttctggttcgcggactgttaaacagagtcattatcttcctcgattcgggattcaactggtgacttgggacaccataaacctcccaagtggcgactctgaatcttaatAATAAATCttgttttgattgtcctttaattggaaaaactcccttacgcccctcgcggggcggTAAAATGTCACGCTGAGGATTGTCAAAATGTCCCAAGTGTCAAAATGTCacgtaaattctcaaaattgtacccgaaggtaacttgttttattttttcgatttcttttggaatagtttccgtgaagcaaaaatcatgtgctcacaataACTAtattgttttttcttctttttctattcaagtggctcttactttttcaaaacagtgcacctttctccttatttcattagttccgcttaaaagccaaaccaaccaccccacactttaacttttacaaagttcataacaattcaagtgctcatgagaggtgaaaaggttcaaatagatgattaattcaaacaaatgggtaaggcttgtaatgtgggtgccaaagaaacaggattgcATGCTCAACGGGTTTagctacgatacataacaattatatatatatatatatatatatatatatatatatatatatatatatatatatatatatatatatatatatatatatatatatatatatatatatatatatatatatatatatatatatatatatatatatatatatatatatatatatatatatatatatatatatatatatatatatatatatatactatttcgctttgcaaacacatggggaaagttctagacatcaaatgcaatgcatagaataacacacaaacctcacacattcatggcacataactcactcaggattggactcatcaagacactctagtcaaagcagttatgCCAATTTAAtataatacaatttaaggtacttatacaagagtcaaaaactgagcgtAAGCGTCACAAAATCAAGATATATTGCTTCAATTTAATTCACAACACCATGGCTGCtctccaaaaaaaataaaactacctacacccggttcaaacaaaccccttggaaaagaactgcgtcacaaagaaaaatcaagggggaattactacattacctacaaagaaaatttttttgtcctttttcgttacacttaaatccctcaaaaaaactgtctaggagatccatcggcgggaaaagtccaatttttctgcCTTTTTTTTatagctactaaaatactacacaactacgaaatcaaaaataagaagttaacattttttTTACATCCTACTAATCATCTAGAGAATTCTCCCACCTTAAACATAAAAGAGTGTTGTGTTccaaatgcacaaataaagcaaaacaataacaagggtggacaagaaactccctgaaaggccaaaagCCGAAGCATTAACGGCTCATAGTCCTTTGTGCGGTCacccacacttagttctcaccatctaacTCTCTTTTCCACTCTTCCAATGACTTTGCCTcatgtatacggctaaaatcgggAAGATCAATTTTACGGTCGACGACGCATTGCATAATTTCACCTCGAGGGGCCCGAAGAATAGCTCGGGGTTTGGAGTCTTCGAGGACTCTTCGTGCCGGTGATGGGGCAGAATGAACCGGTGCTTATCGTATGTATGCGGGAAATTCCCTAGGAGCAGTATTTTCTGACAACGCCTGCGTAAATAGTGACAACCTGCACCAGGCTGATTGAGTGGTTGTACCAGCTACTTTATGTAATAATTACACATGTGTCATATTAGGattttcccctcatatataaggGGAACCCTTGATATTTTTATAGGGGATCTGATACTCAATAATGAATAGACAAGAACATTCCCTCCGCTTCCTAACTTAACATATTATCTTGATCTCtctacttacatttattgcttatacttattgtgttctatttattgttcttcatttattgctcattattggtcataaagagctgCCATAGAATTTATCATAACCATTAATCCTCCATTGATGACCCTTAGCCGGGCACCCGACTCGATCTCGAGGCCCCGATATCCAGCCATTCGGTTTGATTATGTCACCATCTACAAGCTACTATATTATTTTCTAGTCcttcacttagcatctattgcctaacaactagcataaaaatagatcacgtatttttagaaccacaaaatcaaatctaattgttattaccattttcacggtaaacacctCTTATTCTTATAAtcatacaaaacaaaaataacactacaacaataataatataaaaataaaaataaaaataaaaataaaagaaagcaggaaagatgggttgcctcctaacaagcgtttgatttaacgtcgtggcatgaCACTGCTACTCTGCTCAGGTTGGGAGCTTTCTCTTCTTCTATCTCCCATTAAGACTAGCCTTTTTACACTCTCTCAGAAGATCTCCTTTTTCATCTCTAGCTCTTTTCTCAATCATCCTTACACACTGACCTTGCAACACCACCTCATCCAACTCAGTCGTCCTATCCGAATCACTATAATTCACATCAGGACTCTGCTCTATTCCCTTCAGTTCTACCGTAGTAATCATGCACAAGTCCTGATAATGCTTAGGGAGCTTAAGTGCCTTGTACACATTAAAAGTAATTTCCTCATTACCAACTCTCATCTTCAACTTTCCTTCCCTAACATCAATAAGCGCTCCACCAGTAGCTAAGAATGGTCACCCTAAAATAACGGGTACTTCTTCATCCGCCTCGTAATAAGAACAATAAAATCAGCAGGAAGAATaaactttcccactcgaactaacacatcctcaataaTTCCTTCTGGCATAACAAGTGACGTATCTGTCAACTGTAAAGTGATTGTAGTAGGTCTAAGCACCCCCAATCCGAGTTGCTTGAACAAAGAGGATGACATCAAATTTATACTAGCCCCTAAATCAGATAGGGCTCTACCAACTTTTTGTTTTCCAAGAGACATGGGAATTGTGAAACACCCAtgatccttcaacttaggagggaGTTTACTTTGAACTCTAGCACTACACTCTTCAGTAAGTGAAAATGTTTCAAACTCCATATGTCTTCGCTTGTTTGCCACAATATCTCTGAGATACCTTGTATACTTAGGCATTTCCTGCAAAATTTCTACAAAAGGTAAATTCACACTTATGTGGCTCAAAATATCTAAGAATTTATTGTACATAGCATTATCTTTTTGCTTTTGCAGTCTTTGTGGAAACGGGTGGTGGCCTTGTCAcaatttttggtttttctttcttattctcctCAATGGGCTAAGGAACTAATTCTCCTTCAGGTCTAGCTATATACTTCTTTTTCTCTGGAACTCCTTCTAATCCTCTTCCATTTCTCAAGGTAACCACATTGACTTGAGCCTTAATATTAGGTTTAGTATCACTCGGGAAAGCTCCAGCAGGTCTAGTATTCTGATTGTTAGCCATTTGCccaaactgcctctctagatttcTGAATTCTGTGCGTAATTGTTGATTGTCTATCAAGAGATTTTTCATCATATCAGTCCAAGTCTCTTCTGCTTGGTGTAGGGGTTGAGGTGGATGATTGTAATTCGCTTGAGGCCTGATATTCTGATTTCCTCCCcaagagaagttaggatgattcctccagttcaGATTGTATGTGTTACCATATTGAGCATATTGATTCATCGGCACTCTAgcttgttgccccacatagtaaattgattcaggattcaCGGGACATATGTCACTTGTGTGACCTTCACCACATAACTCGCAACAAGTAAGCATTTGTTGCACATGTTGCATCTGTTGTGCATGGtgcattgtcattttattcatcTAATTTGCTAATCTCGCTATTTCTGCCCTTATTGCTGAGAAGACATCAAACTCGATCACACCTGCTGCCTTTTGTTTAAGTGCTCTTCGTGGTTCCCTTTCTCCTTGGCAATTtttatcattagcagtgaaattatttagtAGAATCTAGATctcactatacggtcttgccatgcagCTACCCGTACATGCTGAGTCAAAATTCATCGTTGATGCCTCGTCCAACCCATCAATGAAAGTGTGACCCAacacctcatcagtttgacaatgatgtgggcagtctctgagtagcttcttgtaccTTTCACAAGCTTGTCAGAGAGTCTCTCCATCTCATTGttgaaaccctagaatttggctCCTCAGTGACTTTGTCTTCTTTGTGGGAAAAACGTGATTAATAATTTCCTTGCAAGATCATCCCAATTGTGGATTGAGTTCACGAGCTCCTTTTgtaaccattccttagcttcccccaacaatgAAAAGGGAAGCAATGTCAGTAAGACATAATCCTTTGAAACATTCAgataattgtaagtgtctgtaatttccaagaagttctgaatgtgttacatctcgtgtttagtacgttaaagtttcatcttcagttaatcgacatATACTTGGGGAAAAGATTATCTTAAGGttaacatatttatgctatttataacaagcgataagtaagtgttatAAAGAATAAAGGGTATACAAactaaagaaaatgaatttcgttgaaggtTGCCAATCTAGGATAAAATATGGGCCGAGCGATagtacccgatatttatggactagtaccatacaaggtaccatatgaccatgatagaattatgtataaagtgtattaaaaataagtagaattttaagtaatttgagacaattcttaattatgcgggtaattgttTAGTTACCAGATAAttggacattacctaattacctgataagtggataaagattaatgATTTATATCCCACCCATCCAAAAAATGTGGCAGCCAACCACTTCCCAAacaatgactcttagtcatttttgGATTAGGTGGCAACATACCTTATTAATTTCAAGACACTTCACTTTTTCTATATCATGTATTCAATCACTACAATCAAACCTTAGCCATCATTGCCATCCAAATACGTTAACCAGCAGGTGACAATTAAGAAACTCTACCAAATCCAATAATAAGCCATTTTACACCCAAAACGTTTTTCAACCAAAATTCTTACAACTAGAACGTTAGCAAGCCTTCAACAAAACGTGAATTCTTGCAACTAAAAGGAATCCAACGTGAATttttagcaacgtaaaattttgcggttctaaaggagtacggtgcatcctattccaagaacatcatacggatttttccctactccaggtatgttaaggctatcccttctttctttttggcatgatccatacggtACAAACAAAACGAGAATATGTATAACTTCCATAAATAACACTATTCGTAGAGATTCTAaggatgcctatgttcttgatttccatatgtcttattattctatcatatgttcatggttctcagaaaatatgtaagttgataaagtttgtttcatgatattaatcagaggtaaaatggtcttatgacattccgagagattttattgacgtacttctcatgcattgcattcatttatacatgtacattgacccatgaccagatggtgttatatacgcacatatatttatgtatatatatgtatatgggatatgagaaaaggttacgatgttatatacgcatcaccacctgatcagtgggtatatgttgatgatgttgcccatagtggccgagatgatatgatgggatgccctcaaaggcttgatgatgttatgtacacctatacctatgcatgacacgacatttatatgcacgtgcatgacattataaatgtttcagaatttataaatttattcagatttacagataGATCTCTTTATTTCATGtgtcatctatgtcttttatgtactgattttcatgccttacatactcagtatatatgtatatgggtatgacttGGCTAAGTCCtatctttgtacagttatatttctattagaggtttgtagacagttatgtatagttggataacATATGGctttgtcggctttcagttttgggtatatacttgtctatagcagccttgtcggctcgcccactgtattctgcatatATATGTGCATATGCCTTTTTGGCAGGTTTTCTTCATGTATTTTATTCTCATAATTCAACAGacgttattcatgtttatatcatAGACGCATGCGTAGGGGTGTTCGATAAGTAGGACTCGGGCACCtgtcgcggcccattggtttgggtcgtgacaaaagtgatatcagagcagttttgtccttaGGTTGTCTACagatcgtgtctagtagagtcttgtttgtgAGTGTGTTGTGCATTACACTTATAGATaggaggctacaagacatataAGATGTTATCTTCTCTTTTTATATTAGATCATGCGATACAAAAATTCATGTTCCTAAAGATATATTACGTTTTAGCGATGCCTCCGAAGACTACagccgcccagaagggaaagtccgtggctggtgagactactagtcaagtaccacgagttaccagggcttgGGGAGGGTCTCATAATGAGATCCTATcttagacttcacataccccgctcTCTCCAGAAAAGTTCCGAGGGGCATCTTCTCTAGTCCCCCTTTGTATaggctaaaagctagaggaaaaaggagagaaaagtctcataggcacacttacaaggtcagtatcatAGAGGTTTCATGATAGAAGGTAGAAATATTTACAAGATTGAAAGGAATTCGATCACAAATCATGGCATGGGAAAGAGGCCTAGAGGGGGGGGGGATGGCCTAACCTTTAGATTTATTTACAGAACAACTAcctaaatggcaaggaaagtattaaggtattcacgaAAGCTATATGTTATGAAAATGATaggagcatcagtcaacattcgaggacgaatgttccaaatgggggaatgatgttacaccccgcaatattacgtcaatattacgtccctTAGtgttatattacgatgatgttacacttcccagtattaaattatgatgatgttacaccctatagtattgtacgttgaatttgtcgtaaggtaattgacatcagtctaaggcaaagattatttagagattatacggattatactatttcaaacaagtgatgagaaaATTCTTGAAGGTGAGAGGAGAAGCAagtcaaaaaaaatgaattttcgtccaagtttggcatgatccatacgattcaaacaaaacgtgcaaatgcacaacttccataaatgactctatttatagaaattctagagatgcttatgttcttgattctccatgtgtcatattattctatcgtctcagaaaaatacgtaagttaaaAAAGTTTACTTGATGATATCATTCAAAGTCATAATGGTCTTAAGAcactccaagagattttattgatgtacttctcatgcattgcatacatatatattgacccatgaccaggtggcattatatacacatatatatatgtaaattatatgtatatgggaaatgcgaaaaggttacggcattatacacacaccaccacctgataagttggtatacgttgatgatttgcccataatggtcgagatgatatgatgggatgccctcggaggcttgatgatgttatgaacacatatacccatgcatggtatgacatttatacgcatatgcatgacattataaaaatgaaatgatttacagagctatgcaaacgtacatgtcgagtcttttactccatgtctcTCTCaagtctattatttactgatttccattccttacatactcggtatatttttgtactgacatccctttttcctggggacgctgtgtttcatgcctgcaggtcccgatagacaggtcgagagccctccaagtaggctatcaactcagcagaagatgttggtgtgctccatttacTTCGAAGTTACTTGTTTGGTTAGCATGGTTTAGATGTGaattcttaaaggcttgtagaaAATATCATGTACGTAAAAGTTTGTATgcccttgtcggcctatgttcagtatacgagtggttattttgtccttataggcccgtacatcatatgtataagtttggattataTGTTGGATCATCTAATGTCAAGTATTTCTCCATATTTTATTGTACTTATCTCATGAAAGCCTCTCTGAATCagttacctatgatagtatgaaaCAAAACATATGTTACgtaggtactcggttgagtaaggtaccgggtgctcgttgcggcccatcggtttgggtcgtgacaatattggTATCGGAGCAGTTCTGTCTTAGGGAATTTATaagtcgtgcctagtagagtcttgtttatgggtgtgtcatgcaccacacttataagtaggaggctacagggcatttaggactgtcactcgttcttcttactctagatcgtgtgttagagctcagttgtaagaactcaatttcctaaactctatcttatttataatacgacgatgcctacatatAGAAAGATGATTGGTATGAGATTGCATGTAGCTGAggcagaggaactcgatttttgcatcataGTTATGATTAGTTaatataaggtcttcagtagatcatgtgtgtactaagacgtgtaagcctctcGATAAGGAGCCTTGAgacaagaatatctatccaccctaTGGAAAAAggtaatgagagattcagaaggttgatacaagcttcaacaagtaaaaggagcaagatgggtacgaggtacctagttaataaagattatccgTATTTACAAATTCAGGCAAaagaatataagccttttgagttaccttcaacaataacagaggcaCGTACAaatggccacacccatctcatttatgcatTATGAAagttaacagaagtagtataagagaaggagaggatatcaggatccagctggggttagagtaactcAAAATGGTTAATGAAttgtttgcgtcagttgacaatttcgaaggatagtgcaaatatgctaatagatctccttgcaAGACACCTAGGtgatgcactctagaatattataaTTAGacgtgaatactagcatgatcaaaaaaAATCCAAAGGTAGGCACTGCaagcctagaagggataaatattaccttagtgtgactcaaGTCCCTAGTAGAGCAATGACGTTGAGCAACCCAaagagccgatgaatgaagcaaggagaTCTAAAAGTGAGAATGTCTTGTTGAAATTTTCACAACAAAGGGataggcagaaatattagcagagtaatgagaagagagacaaggaagaattatgagtgagatgtgatacatgggTGACAATGGTAAAGTGTTACAGAATCTTtagtcaaatgaagaaaaagaCGAGAGGTGAAGGCGTTGAGATAACAAAAGAAATtgggccataaagtcatatcctcatttcaagaaataaccttgtgactccaacgcgactaccagaaagaaaagttagaccccagagtaatagaaatcattatggactggtgaacaagttaaaataaacatgaattaaggactaagt belongs to Nicotiana tabacum cultivar K326 chromosome 6, ASM71507v2, whole genome shotgun sequence and includes:
- the LOC107776822 gene encoding uncharacterized protein LOC107776822: MPKYTRYLRDIVANKRRHMEFETFSLTEECSARVQSKLPPKLKDHGCFTIPMSLGKQKVGRALSDLGASINLMSSSLFKQLGLGVLRPTTITLQLTDTSLVMPEGIIEDVEGKLKMRVGNEEITFNVYKALKLPKHYQDLCMITTVELKGIEQSPDVNYSDSDRTTELDEVVLQGQCVRMIEKRARDEKGDLLRECKKASLNGR